The sequence CTAGGTACAGTTGTGTACATCATAGATCTTACATGAAGATATAAATCTGTTTCAGCTGCAGCAGCTGCGACATTTGTACTATCTGAAAGAGGTGAAATTTTATCTCCAAAGTATGCGCCTGAAATAACCATTCCTGCTGTGAGAGCTGGATTTATTCCAAGTCCTGTTCCAATTCCCATAAGTGCAACCCCTATTGTGCCACCTGATGTCCAAGCACTACCAGTTGCTACTGAAACTATTGCACATAAAATACAACCTGTAGGTAAAAAAAATCTTGGTGAAATCAATTCTAATCCATAATATATCATTGCTGGAACCGATCCTGCCAAAACCCATGATCCTATTAGCATCCCTACAATCATTACAATAATTAAAGCTTCTACTGCCCGATAAACACTCTCAATCATACCTATACTTATTTCAGACCAAGTACAACCAACTTTTAATGCCATAAACCCTGCTAATATAGTTGATATTACAATAGGAATATGAGGATCTATTTTTAATACAAGCATAGAATAAACAATAATAAGTGCCATTCCAACTATAGGAACCAATGCTTCCTATATTTTTGGTTTTCTAGCTAAAGTCATAAAAATTCCCCCTTACATTTGTATAATTTATAAAATAATAAATATTTTTTATAAAAAATAACTATAAAATTATTTTTACATTTAAGAAGGTAATTTGCTAAAGAATTAAATAAAATATATTAAAAATCTCAATAATAATTTTATTAATCAGTATATATATTTTATATTATAAAAAAAATATATATTAATATTATATAACTTTTAAAAACTTTGTAAAGTTTTTATAAAAATTATTTTAAAAATATATACTTATTTCTTGTATTCTAAAATTATGTATTTAAAAATGAACAATATTTTTATAATTTTTTTTAAATTTAATTATTTTTATTTTTTAATAAAAAAGAAGATTACTATTATAAATATAATAATCTTCTAATTTTTTTATAATAACTATTTATTTAAAGATTCAACCAAAGCATCAACAAGTGTATCCATTTCATCAAGGTTTACATTGTTAGCTGATGAAGTTAACCCTACTCTTTCATTTAAAACAGTTATATCTTTTATTTGAGTTTCAAAGAATTCTTGTAATAAATCTCCAGATTTTCTAGCCCAAGAACCATTTTCAACTATTGCAACTGTTCTATTTTGTAAGTTTAAAGCTTTCATATCCATTACAAAGTTATGAATAACTGGATAAATTCCTAAATTATATGTAGGAGAAGCTATAACTATATGGCTATATTTGAATACATTTGAAATTAAATAAGATACATGAGTATTTGACACATCAAACATCTTAATATTTGTAATTCCTTTTTCAGCTAATTTAGCAGCTAGAATTTCAACAGCATTTTCTGTATTACCATACATTGAAGCATAAGCAATTAATATTCCTTTTTCTTCAGGTTCATATCTACTCCATTTATCATACTTATCAATTAAATATCCAAAATCATTTCTCCAAACTACACCATGTAAAGGACAAATAAATTTAATTTTATCAACAATTGGTCCTGCTTTTTTCAATAGATGTTGAATATGAGGTCCATATTTTCCAACAATATTTGTTAAGTAACGACGACCTTCATCTAACCAATCTCTATCCCAATTTACTTCATCATTAAATAATCTTCCATCAAGAGATTTAAACGAACCAAAAGCATCAGCCGAGAATAATGCTCCATTTGTAGTATCAAAACTTACTAATACTTCTGGCCAGTGAACCATAGGTGCTTCTAAAAATACAATTTCATGTTTACCAAATTTGAATTTATCTCCCTCTTTGGCTTCAATTAATTGATGACCATTTATACTTTTGTATCCAAATTGTCTCATAAACATAAATCCTTTTTCAGAAGAAATTATTTTCATTTTTGGATAACGAAGAGCTAATTCTTCAATCGAACCACAGTGATCTGGCTCCATATGATGTACTACTAAATAGTCTAATTCTCTACCATTTAATAAATATTCTATATTTTCAATATATTGTCTTGTTACAGACCAGTCAACAGTATCAAAAACGACTGTTTCTTTATCCAATAACATATATGAGTTATATGACACTCCTTCTGGAATAGGGTGTATATTTTCAAAAAGTGCAAGACGACGGTCATTTGCTCCAATCCAATAAAGATCTTCAGTTATTTTTCTAACATTATGCATAGTTTATCCTCCTTAATTATATTCTTATTTTGCATCTATATATCCAGATTTTGGATCTCCACAATCAGGACAAGTCCAATCTTCAGGTAAATCTTTAAATCTAGTTCCTGGTTTGATATCTGAATCCTCATCTCCTATTTCAGGATTGTATTCATGACCACAACCACTACATACATACACATGAGGACTATACACTACTTTAGGTATAACTCTCTTCATCTTCTTCATAGGTGGTGCATCTTTTTTAGCTTCTCCATTGTCCAATTCCTTAGTTAATAGAGGTAAAATTTCTGCCACATCTCCAACTATTCCATAGTCAGCATTTTTAAATATTGGTGCATTTGCATTTGTATTTATAGCAACTATTGTTGTTGCATCTTTAATTCCTTTTAAGTGTTGTAAAGCTCCTGAAATTCCACAAGCTATATAAAGATTTCCGACAAATTTTTGCCCTGACATCCCTACATAACGGTCAAGAGGTAAATATTGTAATGTTTCTGCCACTGGTCTAGAACATCCAACAGAAGCTCCTGCTTGTTTAGCTAAGTTTTCAATTAACTTCATGTTCTTTTTATCTCCAATTCCTTTTCCAGCACTTACAACTCTTTCAGATTTTCCGATTGGAGTATCAAGAGGAATACCAACTGTAAAATCATATCCATCTGCCTTTAATGCAGCTACTAATGCAGCTACTTTTTCTTTTGTAGATCCATCTTTAAATATTATATTCTTTCTAGGTCCTGTAACTGGTCCTTTTTTCTTTTTAGCAACTGCTATTGCATCTGATTTAGGAGCCTTTCCTATTAAGTGTGCAGCTATAACAACTCTTTGAATTTCATTTGTTCCTTCATAAATAGTTGTGATTTTTGCATCTCTATATGCTCTTTCTACTTCCATTCCTTTTAAATATCCAGAACCTCCAAATATTTGTACAGCATCATTTACTACTTCAAGAGCTATATCTGAAGCATATTGTTTTGCCATTGCAGATTCCATTCCATAAGGTTCATGGTGTTCTTTTAATTCAGCAGCACTATATATTAAAAATCTAGCTGTTCTTAATTTTGTTGCCATATCTGCAAGTTTAAATGAAATTGCTTGTTGGAAAGCTATTGGTTTTCCAAATTGTTCTCTTTCTTTTGCATATTCTAATGCATGTTCAAAAGCACCTTGTGCAATCCCTAATGCTTGTGCAGCTATACCTATACGTCCTCCGTCAAGGGTAGACATAGCTATTTTAAATCCATCTCCTTCTTTTCCTAAAAGATTTTCTTTAGGAACTTTTACATTATTGAATAATAATTGACAAGTTGAAGATGAACGGATACCTAATTTATCATAGTGATCTCCAAATGTAAATCCTTCCCAACCTTTTTCAACTATAAAGGCACTTATACCTTTTGTTCCTATATCAGGAGTAGTTACAGCAAAAACTACATAAGTTTCAGCAACATCAGCATTTGTTATGAAGATTTTTTCACCATTTAATATGTAATAATCTCCTTCTTTAACAGCAGTTGTTTCTGTTCCCCCAGCATCTGACCCAGCATTAGGTTCTGTTAATCCAAATGCTCCTAATTTTTCTCCCTTAGCTAATGGTGTAAGATATTTTTTCTTTTGTTCTTCTGTACCAAAAGCAAAAATAGGATATGACCCCAATGAAACATGTGCAGATAGAATAACCCCAGTCCCTCCATCAACTCTAGATAATTCTTCAACAGCTATTGCATAACTTAAAATATCTTTCCCTGCTCCACCATATTCTTTTGGATAAGGTAACCCCATAAATCCCATTTGTCCAAATTTTTTAATTGCTTCGTGTGGGAACTTATTTTCTTTATCTAATATAGCTGCGATTGGTTTAACCTCAGTTTCAACAAATTCTCTCACTTGCATACGAAGAGCTTCATGTTCTTCAGTAGTTTTAAAAAGCATACAAATTCCTCCTTAATTAAGTTTGTTTATAAAAATATATACGTTGTGTTATTCTTGACTTTTTCCCATAAAACAATATCAAATTTTAAAATTATTTATAAGGCAATAATATCACTTTTAATCTTTAAAGTCAACCTAATTAATTTAGTATTTTATAAAATTAATTTAAAATCTGAAATATTAGGAAAATATTAGAATAGATGATGATTTTTAGAGTACCTTTTGTGCTTACTATATAATATTTATATAGTAAAATATATAACATATATTAGTTTTATATTAATTATAATATTATAAAGAAAATAATTTTTTTAAATTTTTTATTTAAAACATTAAATTAATTTAATTTTGATATGAAAAGAAAAAAGAAGGTTATCTATACCTTCTTTCTGGGAAATAATAATCTATATACACTAGTGTTAGTGACGCAATTTATTAAAATATGTTCTATAATTAACATAGCTATTATATTATAAACCATATTTTAGTATTTTGTCAATAAAATTTATTCATTATTTTATAAAAAACAAAAAAAGAGGAGAAAAATATCTCCTCTAATTTTCTTATTTATTTAGAATCTATATTGTAACCCTGTTGAGATTACTGAATCTGCCCATTTCTTATCTTCTACTCTGAAATCTACATTTCCATATACTCCAAATACTGGGCTTATTTCTCTAAATGCTCCAAACCCTATCCATGTTGTATTCTTTGATTGTTTTACTCCATAGAATTTTTGCCTTGCAGCACTTCCTGTAAATCTTCCTTCATATGATAAATCTCTCTTATCTGTGTTTATCGCTTGTGTTACATAAGCTTGTAGTTTATACCTATCTCCTACATATTCTGCTCTTGCTCCTACTAAGAAATTTGTTGCTCTGTAATTCTTCCTATCTGCTTTTACTCCCCAAGATGCTTCTGATTCATTGAAACTTCCTCTTCTTAAATAATCTTGTGAGTATCCTATAAATGGTGTAAACCATCCAAATTTCTTTCCTATTTCTACATAAGCTGATAACATTTTATCATGATGTTTTATCTTTCCTGTTACTGTTTCTCCTGTTGATGTTAATAATTCTCTTTCAACTTTTGAAGAAATATTTGATAATCCTAATCTACCTGCTGTATAGAATCCATAAGGTAAATCTTGTTTTGCATAGAATGATACTCCTACCATATCACTCTTTGATTCTCCTGCATATCTATTAAAGTTTGCTTTCGCATAAGAATAATTCATCGCTACTCCAAGAGTTGTTGTTCCTTTATATTTAGTATCTATACCAAATTGTCCTCCTGTTACTCTTGTATCTGCTGATGCATATCCATCTCTTTTTAATTTCCCTCCACTTCCTATTGCTGAGAACCATACTTCTGAATCTTTATTACTATTTTTAAAATTATCTAATCCAGCTAATCTATTAGATAAATCTCTATTTATATTTTGTGCTTGTGAGAAAGTCAATGCTTGTGCTGAGGCATATATTTCTCCTGACATCATTTCTGTTGCTGATGTAAAGCCCATTGTTGTCATATTTTGCACTATGGCTCCCATAGCTAATTCTTCTTTTGTTGCTGTACCAGACATTACTTTTTTATCTAAATCTTGGAAAACATTTTCTACATTTTCTGCTACATTTTTAGTTGAAGCTTCTGCATTTTTTCCTATATATTCAACTGGATTTTGTCTTGATAATCTTGCTACTACTTTTCCATCTTGTACTTCTACATTTGCATTTCTCATTCCATTTGTTTCTACATTAGCAATATTTCCTTGAACTGACTTCCCTTCCATTACAGTATTAGATGAACCTTGTGTTGTAACATAACTATCTGATAATACTTTAACAGTTCCATCTTCTACTTTTATATTTCCTAAAACATTAAGTTTAGCTCCATTATTAAATGTTGTTGTTGAGCCTTTGTATGCAATGTAATCTCCACCTATAATAGCAGTAGTTCCATTAACCTCAACTATCCCTTTATTTCTCAAGTTAGTACCAGTTGTTATTCTAGTAGGATCTACTGTTGTTATAACATTAAAAAATGCTTCATTATATCCTATTAAAGCCTTAGGATGTAAAACTAATCTTCCTGCTTGATTTACAGTTACTTTTGAAGAATGAATTTTATGAATTTCAAGTGTTCCTCTATTTACAACACTTCCACCAGCATAAGAATTATCATTAGTTAAATGTAAAGTTCCTTCTCCAGACTTTACTAGTCCTCCAAAACCAAATATTTTATTTTCAAAATATGAAGTCTTTCCTGCTGGTATTTCAGCATTAAAGATATTTGTATTTCCATATTTAGTAACATCCATAAAAGCTCCTGGACCTTTTAATGCTCTTTCTTGATTTAACATTCCCCAACCATATTTATAATCTGGTGATGTTTTTACTCTTCTCCTCTTTTCAGCATTGGCATTTCCTGCAAGACTAGCATCTAATTCCGTATCATCTGTTGTAGTAAATAAAGTTTGACGAACTTGATCAGCTGTCATCCAATCAAATTTTTCTGCAACTAATGCTGCTGCTCTTGAAACTCTTGGAGCTGCATAAGAAGAACCAATCCCTGCCCTACCAGCAGTTGGAATAGCACTGTCATCTGCCGATATAGACCAATACTTAGCATTGTCTCCTGCATAAGCTAAACGATCTGTTCCTGTTCTATGTATATTTAATTTTCCATTTGGTTTTATATTCACTATTGGGGTTCCATCAGGAGCTGTTCCAACTCTTACAGTTTCTTTTGGTTGTATTCCAACAACAGCTATCCAGCCTTTTTCTAAATCATTTACAAGATAAGGAAGCCCTGCTTCCATTCCAACAGAATCCATATCTTGACCCGGATTAGTTTCAGTTGCCCCTTTTCTATTCCCAGCTGCCCAAACAAAAAGTCCACCATCATTGTTTACTTTTTCTTCAAAATAAGTGGCAAAAGGTTTTGAATCTCCTGCCCAAACATAATTTCTTATATTATTTTTAGTATAAGGAGCTTCTTCAATTGTAATATCCGCACCGAATGATTGATTAACAACTTTTACCTTTTGATTAAAATTAAATCTTTCAAACACTTTTTCATAGGTTTTCACATTAGGATTTACACTCTTGTTAGTTTCACTTGCCCCACCATTTCCAATACTTGCAGCAATAGCTTTAAATTTTGCTTTTCCTTTTGTACGATCTTCTAAGGTATCCATCATTACTTCTAATACTTGTACTCCATGTGAACTTGTACTTGTGTCACTATTTACTCTTGGTATAAACTCTATTCCTGGATATCTTGCTGATAACTGTGCTTTACGAACAGGATCTGTAAAATCACTATCTAATATACCTATTTTTACAGTACTTCCATTGTAAGATATAGTTTCTGTTGGAATAGTTGCTGTACTATTCTCTCTATTTCTATTTAATTTTTCCTTTAAAGCTGATATATTTCCTTTTTGACTATCCAAAGGATTAGCTACAGTTGGAAAATTATCCTCTGGAACACTTGGAGTGCTTGGTGTACTTGGTATACTTGGTGTTCCTGGATTTAGTGGCAAGTTACTAGAACCTCCCCCACCTCCTCCTCCGCCTCCACCACAACTTACAAATAGAATGGAAGCTAGAGCAATTAACATTACTTTACTTTTTAAAATTTTTTTCCTCATTGAATTTACCCTCCCTGTTTCTAAACTTGAAAACTTTTTATTTATGTATTTAATTGATTTTGTAGATTTTATTAGTTTTTTAAATTGTAACATATAAATATGACTTTTTCAATCATACTTATGCTTATTTTTTTATCCCAAATGTTTAAAAATTTTGACATTCTTTTACTAAATTCTTAAAAATGTTATAATTGAAAAAAGGAGTTGATATTATGAAAATTTTTGTTTGTGATGCATTTTCTTCTAAAATTTTTAAAGGAAATCAGGCTGGTGTTGTTATATTAGAGGAAAATGAGAATTATCCTAGGGAAACTTTAATGAAAAATATTGCTGCTGAATTAAAACATTCTGAAACTGCCTTTGTGAAGAAAATTGATAATAAAAAATTTAAAATAAGATACTTTACCCCAACTGAAGAAGTTGAATTATGTGGTCATGCAACTATTTCTGTTTTCTCAGTTTTGAGAGAATTAAATATAGTATCTGTTGGTAAATATATTGCTGAAACATTAGCTGGAAATTTAGAAATAATTATTGATAAAGATTTTATTTGGATGGATATGGCTAGTCCTAAGATAGAATATATATTTAATTTAGATGAAATTAAAGAAATCTACTCTGCATTTAACTTGGATGTAAATCAAGCTCCTAAAAATCTAATTCCAAAAGTTGTAAATACAGGTTTAAGCGATATTATTATTCCTATTGAAAATAAAGAAACTTTGGATAGCTTTGTTATGAATAAAGAAAAAGTTATAGAAATTTCAAAAAAATATAAAGTTGTAGGAGCTCATCTATTTACACTTGATAAAATAAAAAAAGTTACTGCCTTTTGTCGAAATATTGCTCCCTTAGTTGGTATAGATGAAGAATGTGCAACAGGCACATCAAATGGTGCTTTAACTCATTATTTAAAAGACTATAATATTATTTCAACACAAGATATAAATATCTTTATTCAAGGCGAATCTATGGGAAAAACTTCAACTATATTAAGTAGATATAAAGAAGATAAAAAAACTATACAAATTGGTGGTAATGCAGTAATTTCTTTTGAATGTAAACTTTACTGATTAAATTAAAAAATTAAGGGCTGTTGCAAATTATAATTCCTAATTTAAAAGTTAAAAAATAAGAAATCTACCCAGTAGTGAACTATTTTTTACTTTTTATAAAAATGCAACAGCCTATTAATTTTTTTATCCTCCAAGGTATGCTTTCTTTACTCTATCATTATATAATAAATCTTCTGCCTTTCCTTCAAGAACTATTTCTCCTGTTTCAATGACATAGGCTCTATCAGAAATAGAAAGTGCCATCTTAGCATTTTGTTCTACCAATAAAATAGTAGTCCCTTTTTCTTTTAATTGTTTTATAACTTCAAAAATTTCTTTAACAAATAGTGGTGAAAGTCCCATTGAAGGTTCATCTAAAATTAAAAGTTTAGGTCTACTCATTAAAGCTCTTCCCATAGCAAGCATTTGTTGTTCTCCACCAGATAATGTCCCTGCTAATTGATTTTTTCTTTCAGACATTCTAGGAAAAACTTTATAGAAGTTTGCTCTATCTTCTTCTTTTTTTTCAGCACTATCTTTTACTGTAAATTGTCCTAATTTTAAATTATCTTTAACAGCAAGTTTTGAGAAAATTCTTCTTCCTTCTGGAACTTGTGCTATACCTAATTTACAGATATTATGTGCCTTTTCTTTTAAAAGATTTTTTCCTTCAAATATTATAGAACCACTTTTAGGAGTTATAAGTCCAGATATTGTTTGTAATGTTGTTGTCTTTCCTGCACCATTAGCCCCTATGATAGATACAACTTCTCCTTCATTAATTTCTAATGAAATTCCTTTAAGAGCTTGTATATTATCATAAAAAACTTGTAGGTCTTTTACTTCTAACATTGCCATTATTCATCTTCCTCCTTACCTAAATATGCTTCTATAACTTGTGGATTATTTATAACTTCATTAGGCTTTCCACTTGCTAATATTTTTCCATAGTTTAGAACAACTAATCTTTCACAGATACCTAGTACCAATTTCATATCATGTTCTATTAATAAAACTGCTATTCCAAACTTATCACGAATTAATTTTATAGTATTCATTAAATCTTCAGTTTCTTTTGGGTTCATTCCTGCTGCTGGTTCATCTAAAAGAAGAATTTTTGGTTCTGTTGCCATAGCTCTTGCAATTTCTAATTTTCTTTGTTCTCCATAAGGAAGATTTCCAGCATGCATATTTGCATACTTATCTAAATCAAATATTTTTAAAAGAGCCATTGCCTTTTCTTTAGCTTCTTTTTCTTCTTTCCAATAACTTGGTAAACGAAGCATACCTGATAAAATTCCGTATTTCATACGAAAATTATATGCAGCAACCACATTATCTAAAACTGATAGATACTTAAATAGTCTTATATTTTGGAAAGTACGAGCTAAACCTTTTTTTACAAGAGCAGAAGTTGAAGTTTTTATCACATTCTCCCCATCTAATATATACTTTCCTGAACTTGCATTATATACACCTGTTAAAATGTTAAATACTGTCGTTTTTCCTGCACCATTAGGCCCTATTAATCCTATTAATTCTCCTGAATTTATTTCTAAATTAAAATTATTAACTGCTTTTAAAGCACCAAAACTAATTGATATATCTTTTGCAACTAAAAGAGGTTTTTTATTTTCCATTTACTTCACCTCTTTTCAATTTTTTAGTAAAATATGAAATTATTTTACTTATTTGAAATTCTTCTCTACCAAGTAATCCTTTTGGTCTAAATAACATCATTATAATTAAAATTAATGGGTAAACTATCATTCTATATTCTGCAAAACTTCTTAAAACTTCTGGTAAAATAGTAAGAACTATTGCTGATAATATTGAACCTGTGAAACTTCCCATTCCACCAAGTACAACCATAACAAGTATATTTATTGAATAATTATAGTCGAATTGTTTTGCACCTAAAATTCCTAAATTATGTGCATAAATTCCACCTGCTATACCAGCAAATATTGCTGATAGTACAAAGGCAAAAGTTTTATAATATGTTGTATTTATTCCAGAAGCTCCACTTGCTATTTCATCTTCACGAATAGCTAAGACTGCCCTACCATGTCTACTTGTCATAACTGAATACATAAATATAACTGAAAATATTGTTATAAAATATATCAAAGTAAAATTATTTACTCTTGGTATACCTGTTAATCCTTGTGCTCCACCTGTAAATTTAAAATATTCAATCAATACTCTTATAATTTCTCCAAAAGCCAGAGTTATAATAGCAAGATAATCTCCTGTAAGTCTTAAAGCAGGTATTCCTATTATAAAACCAATTATTCCTGCTACAAGTCCTCCAATTATCAAAGCTACAACATAGCCTGGATAACCTGATAGAAGACCAGACTTAGTTAAAAGTGCTGCTGTATATGCTCCTATTGACATAAAACCTGCATGTCCTAAGGTAATTTGTCCTAAACAACCAACTGTTACATTTAGACTTGCTGCTAAAATTACATTTATTAAAATCAAAATTAAAATTCCAACTTGATATCTACTTATGAAACCTGAACTTATCAAAGAGAATAGTATAAAATATAGAACTGTTAATAGTACATAAGTAGTTATATAACTTAATTTTTTATTCTTATCCATTTATACTTTCTCCTTTACATTCTTTCCAAGTATTCCAGTAGGTTTAAATAATAAAACTATAATTAATATTGAAAATACAAAAGCATCTGCAAGTTGTGAAGATAAATATGCTCTTGTTAAACTTTCAACAATTCCTAATATAAATCCACCTAAAACAGCACCTGGCAGTATTCCAATCCCACCTAAAACTGCTGCAATAAAGGCCTTTATTCCAAGCATTGAACCCATTAAAGGTTGTATTTGTGGATAAGCTGAAACATATAATACAGAACCTACTGCTGCAAGTCCACTACCTATTGCAAATGTTAATTGTACTGTTCTATCTACATTTATTCCAACTAATTCAGAAGCTGCATAATCTTGACTTGTTGCTATCATAGCTTTTCCATATTTAGTTTTTTTCATAAATAATTGTAATCCCACAGATAAAATAACTGTTGTAAGTATAGTTATAGCAGCTCCGAAACTAATATTTATTCCATTTCCAAAAGTTATTGGTGCTTGATTAAAAATTTTAGGAAATGATCTTGTATTTGGTGTAAATACCTTCATAAAGACATTTTCTATAAATAAACTAACTCCAATAGCAGTTATTAAATTTGATATCCTTGGTGAATTTCTAAGTGGTCTATATGCTATTCTTTCAGCTAAGCAACCTATAACTGCACAAATAATTATTGCTGGAATAACTGTTGTCCAGATTGGTAAACCCATTGATGTGAATAATGGAATTGAAAAAAGTGAAGTATATGCCCCTATCATTATAATATCACCATGTGCAAAGTTAATAAGTTGTGCTATACCATATACCATTGTATATCCTAAAGACACTAGAGCATAGATACTTCCTATTTGTAAACCATTAATTATTTGAAGTAAAAACTCCATTTTACCCTCCCATTTTCTATATCTAAAAAGATAAAACAACCTCTACTAAATTTTATGATTACTTATCTAACTCAAAAGCTTTATAGTTTTAATAAAAATATTGCATATTCTATAATGTGAGTGTTTTTTAGCAATAAATTGTAACTTTAAACTCAAAATTTAGTAAGCTATTCATATTATAAAGCAGAAGTTGTTTTTATCCTTTTATTTTAATTTTATTTTGTTACTACTGAATCAAATGTATAATCTCCATTTACTATTTTAATTATAGTTATACTCTTTACAGGGTTATTATTTTCATCAAAAGTTAATTGTCCTGTAATACCTTCAAATTGAATTTCTTTTATAGCCTTAGTTACTGCTTCTTTATCTGTTGTCCCTGCTTTTTCTATTGCTGCTTTTAAAAGATATGCTGTATCATAACTTAAAGCAGAGAATGCAGATG is a genomic window of Fusobacterium nucleatum containing:
- a CDS encoding FprA family A-type flavoprotein translates to MHNVRKITEDLYWIGANDRRLALFENIHPIPEGVSYNSYMLLDKETVVFDTVDWSVTRQYIENIEYLLNGRELDYLVVHHMEPDHCGSIEELALRYPKMKIISSEKGFMFMRQFGYKSINGHQLIEAKEGDKFKFGKHEIVFLEAPMVHWPEVLVSFDTTNGALFSADAFGSFKSLDGRLFNDEVNWDRDWLDEGRRYLTNIVGKYGPHIQHLLKKAGPIVDKIKFICPLHGVVWRNDFGYLIDKYDKWSRYEPEEKGILIAYASMYGNTENAVEILAAKLAEKGITNIKMFDVSNTHVSYLISNVFKYSHIVIASPTYNLGIYPVIHNFVMDMKALNLQNRTVAIVENGSWARKSGDLLQEFFETQIKDITVLNERVGLTSSANNVNLDEMDTLVDALVESLNK
- a CDS encoding acyl-CoA dehydrogenase family protein, encoding MLFKTTEEHEALRMQVREFVETEVKPIAAILDKENKFPHEAIKKFGQMGFMGLPYPKEYGGAGKDILSYAIAVEELSRVDGGTGVILSAHVSLGSYPIFAFGTEEQKKKYLTPLAKGEKLGAFGLTEPNAGSDAGGTETTAVKEGDYYILNGEKIFITNADVAETYVVFAVTTPDIGTKGISAFIVEKGWEGFTFGDHYDKLGIRSSSTCQLLFNNVKVPKENLLGKEGDGFKIAMSTLDGGRIGIAAQALGIAQGAFEHALEYAKEREQFGKPIAFQQAISFKLADMATKLRTARFLIYSAAELKEHHEPYGMESAMAKQYASDIALEVVNDAVQIFGGSGYLKGMEVERAYRDAKITTIYEGTNEIQRVVIAAHLIGKAPKSDAIAVAKKKKGPVTGPRKNIIFKDGSTKEKVAALVAALKADGYDFTVGIPLDTPIGKSERVVSAGKGIGDKKNMKLIENLAKQAGASVGCSRPVAETLQYLPLDRYVGMSGQKFVGNLYIACGISGALQHLKGIKDATTIVAINTNANAPIFKNADYGIVGDVAEILPLLTKELDNGEAKKDAPPMKKMKRVIPKVVYSPHVYVCSGCGHEYNPEIGDEDSDIKPGTRFKDLPEDWTCPDCGDPKSGYIDAK
- a CDS encoding autotransporter serine protease fusolisin, producing the protein MRKKILKSKVMLIALASILFVSCGGGGGGGGGGSSNLPLNPGTPSIPSTPSTPSVPEDNFPTVANPLDSQKGNISALKEKLNRNRENSTATIPTETISYNGSTVKIGILDSDFTDPVRKAQLSARYPGIEFIPRVNSDTSTSSHGVQVLEVMMDTLEDRTKGKAKFKAIAASIGNGGASETNKSVNPNVKTYEKVFERFNFNQKVKVVNQSFGADITIEEAPYTKNNIRNYVWAGDSKPFATYFEEKVNNDGGLFVWAAGNRKGATETNPGQDMDSVGMEAGLPYLVNDLEKGWIAVVGIQPKETVRVGTAPDGTPIVNIKPNGKLNIHRTGTDRLAYAGDNAKYWSISADDSAIPTAGRAGIGSSYAAPRVSRAAALVAEKFDWMTADQVRQTLFTTTDDTELDASLAGNANAEKRRRVKTSPDYKYGWGMLNQERALKGPGAFMDVTKYGNTNIFNAEIPAGKTSYFENKIFGFGGLVKSGEGTLHLTNDNSYAGGSVVNRGTLEIHKIHSSKVTVNQAGRLVLHPKALIGYNEAFFNVITTVDPTRITTGTNLRNKGIVEVNGTTAIIGGDYIAYKGSTTTFNNGAKLNVLGNIKVEDGTVKVLSDSYVTTQGSSNTVMEGKSVQGNIANVETNGMRNANVEVQDGKVVARLSRQNPVEYIGKNAEASTKNVAENVENVFQDLDKKVMSGTATKEELAMGAIVQNMTTMGFTSATEMMSGEIYASAQALTFSQAQNINRDLSNRLAGLDNFKNSNKDSEVWFSAIGSGGKLKRDGYASADTRVTGGQFGIDTKYKGTTTLGVAMNYSYAKANFNRYAGESKSDMVGVSFYAKQDLPYGFYTAGRLGLSNISSKVERELLTSTGETVTGKIKHHDKMLSAYVEIGKKFGWFTPFIGYSQDYLRRGSFNESEASWGVKADRKNYRATNFLVGARAEYVGDRYKLQAYVTQAINTDKRDLSYEGRFTGSAARQKFYGVKQSKNTTWIGFGAFREISPVFGVYGNVDFRVEDKKWADSVISTGLQYRF
- a CDS encoding PhzF family phenazine biosynthesis protein, translating into MKIFVCDAFSSKIFKGNQAGVVILEENENYPRETLMKNIAAELKHSETAFVKKIDNKKFKIRYFTPTEEVELCGHATISVFSVLRELNIVSVGKYIAETLAGNLEIIIDKDFIWMDMASPKIEYIFNLDEIKEIYSAFNLDVNQAPKNLIPKVVNTGLSDIIIPIENKETLDSFVMNKEKVIEISKKYKVVGAHLFTLDKIKKVTAFCRNIAPLVGIDEECATGTSNGALTHYLKDYNIISTQDINIFIQGESMGKTSTILSRYKEDKKTIQIGGNAVISFECKLY
- a CDS encoding ABC transporter ATP-binding protein, whose amino-acid sequence is MAMLEVKDLQVFYDNIQALKGISLEINEGEVVSIIGANGAGKTTTLQTISGLITPKSGSIIFEGKNLLKEKAHNICKLGIAQVPEGRRIFSKLAVKDNLKLGQFTVKDSAEKKEEDRANFYKVFPRMSERKNQLAGTLSGGEQQMLAMGRALMSRPKLLILDEPSMGLSPLFVKEIFEVIKQLKEKGTTILLVEQNAKMALSISDRAYVIETGEIVLEGKAEDLLYNDRVKKAYLGG
- a CDS encoding ABC transporter ATP-binding protein → MENKKPLLVAKDISISFGALKAVNNFNLEINSGELIGLIGPNGAGKTTVFNILTGVYNASSGKYILDGENVIKTSTSALVKKGLARTFQNIRLFKYLSVLDNVVAAYNFRMKYGILSGMLRLPSYWKEEKEAKEKAMALLKIFDLDKYANMHAGNLPYGEQRKLEIARAMATEPKILLLDEPAAGMNPKETEDLMNTIKLIRDKFGIAVLLIEHDMKLVLGICERLVVLNYGKILASGKPNEVINNPQVIEAYLGKEEDE